In Arachis stenosperma cultivar V10309 chromosome 1, arast.V10309.gnm1.PFL2, whole genome shotgun sequence, one DNA window encodes the following:
- the LOC130982385 gene encoding lipoamide acyltransferase component of branched-chain alpha-keto acid dehydrogenase complex, mitochondrial produces the protein MLTRISHRKLWTSARRVLRPSLCRTSSAPLPSPLSHSHTFSSAFALRSTTYAYFDFDFLHWKRHCFSTQPALELPAGKIVDVPLAQTGEGIAECELLKWHVQEGDYIEDFQPLCEVQSDKATIEITSRYKGKVAHVVHVPGDIVKVGETLLKILVDETAFPSATVGDSEITKSLHSDQVLVNESASAIAALGNSNNAELLDSDIEKRKRAAVLSTPAVRSLAKQHGIDINEVCGTGKDGRVLKEDVLNFAAKKGILVSVSAVLDADNVEKPRGAEGYTVTPEYKSPSEDRILPLRGYQRAMVKSMSLAAKVPHFHYVDEINCNALVELKTAFQKNNPYPDVKHTFLPILVKSLSMALTKYPALNSCFKEDSMEVILKGSHNIGVAMATPNGLVVPNIKNVQSLSILEITKELARLQQLASENKLTSDDISGGTITLSNIGAIGGKFGSPLLNLPEVSIIAIGRIQKIPQFDGNGNVYPVSLMTVNVGADHRVLDGATVSRFCNEWKQLIENPELLMLHLK, from the exons CGCCGGGTTCTCCGCCCATCTCTCTGCCGAACCTCCTCTGCTCCGCTGCCCTCACCTCTCTCTCACTCTCACACCTTCTCTTCTGCCTTTGCTCTTCGTTCTACAACTTATGCTTATTTTGAT TTCGATTTTCTACATTGGAAGAGGCATTGCTTTTCTACTCAACCTGCACTAGAACTTCCGGCCGGTAAGATCGTGGATGTGCCGTTGGCACAAACTGGGGAAGGTATTGCAGAATGTGAACTTCTCAAATGGCATGTCCAAGAG GGGGACTATATTGAGGACTTTCAACCACTTTGTGAAGTTCAAAGTGATAAAGCTACTATAGAAATCACAAGTCGTTACAAAGGAAAAGTTGCACATGTTGTCCATGTTCCTGGAGATATTGTAAAG GTTGGAGAAACTCTTTTGAAGATATTAGTTGATGAGACTGCATTCCCTTCTGCGACTGTCGGTGATTCAGAAATTACAAAGTCACTTCATTCTGATCAAGTATTAGTCAATGAGTCTGCATCTGCTATAGCGGCTCTTGGTAATTCAAATAATGCAGAATTACTAGATTCTGATATTGAAAAAAGGAAACGTGCTGCAGTATTATCAACACCTGCTGTAAGGAGTCTGGCAAAGCAACATGGTATAGACATAAATGAAGTATGTGGAACTGGAAAAGATGGAAGGGTACTGAAAGAAGATGTGCTCAATTTTGCTGCTAAGAAGGGAATCCTTGTAAGTGTATCTGCTGTTTTGGATGCTGATAATGTAGAGAAGCCTCGAGGAGCAGAAGGATATACGGTGACACCTGAGTATAAATCACCATCAGAGGATAGGATACTTCCCCTAAG GGGATACCAAAGAGCAATGGTAAAATCAATGTCTCTGGCTGCCAAGGTCCCACATTTCCATTATGTAGACGAGATAAACTGCAATGCTCTAGTGGAGCTTAAAACAGCGTTTCAGAAAAACAATCCTTATCCAGATGTTAAGCACACTTTTCTGCCAATATTAGTCAAATCACTGTCAATGGCCCTCACCAAGTACCCCGCTTTGAATAGTTGCTTCAAAGAGGATTCAATGGAGGTCATACTCAAAG GTTCACACAACATTGGAGTTGCCATGGCTACTCCAAATGGTCTAGTTGTACCAAACATAAAGAATGTTCAGTCTCTTTCAATATTGGAG ATAACCAAAGAACTGGCAAGACTGCAACAATTGGCTTCAGAGAACAAGTTAACTTCTGATGATATATCTGGTGGGACGATTACTTTAAGCAACATTGGAGCAATTGGTGGAAAGTTTGGTTCCCCTCTTCTCAACCTGCCTGAAGTCTCCATTATTGCCATTGGTCGAATTCAGAAAATTCCACAGTTTGATGGCAATGGAAATGTGTATCCTGTATCACTCATGACT GTTAATGTTGGTGCAGATCATAGAGTCTTGGATGGAGCAACCGTTTCAAGATTTTGCAATGAGTGGAAACAATTAATTGAAAATCCAGAGCTCCTAATGTTGCATTtgaaatga